From Quadrisphaera sp. DSM 44207, the proteins below share one genomic window:
- a CDS encoding lipopolysaccharide biosynthesis protein: MPEPRRGPADAAGGTVAPPGTGEDLRGSAIDSVKWNFVATLASLVGRLVFTFALARLLGPENFGIVALATLYITFAVVVLDQGFGLALIQRRDLGPRDVGSVAWLNVAMGTLLTAVTIAAAPLAADFFDTPELTAVLRVLSVTLFIRGLTLVPQALIRRHLRFRAHAVVQGAAVLAGGVAGIAAALAGAQYWALVVQTIVNDLVVVTALMLMFRATSWLASWRSLRSMWSFSAQMMASNFLVYLGNNADNIIIGRVLNATELAFYALAYRLLRLPIQMVGSVVNGVALPLFARLQDDDARSASWFRTATQLVALVTFPAFGLLVIGADAGIAVAFGPAWAPAAAPLQAMAIAGVPMVVRMLLGPLATARAHGALVLRWSVITVGLQFVGFFVGLHVGGMVGVAVSIPVVQYLTWVPNAWSVLHHTVAMPVRTYLAALVPPTLGSCVAVALWWAAHASLQLGSAAVPDAVALLAATGVALAGYALVIRLAWPRTYRSALDVGVQMLRRRVPA; this comes from the coding sequence ATGCCAGAGCCCCGGCGCGGCCCTGCGGACGCGGCCGGGGGGACGGTCGCGCCGCCGGGCACCGGCGAGGACCTGCGCGGCTCGGCCATCGACAGCGTGAAGTGGAACTTCGTCGCCACGCTGGCCTCCCTGGTCGGGCGCCTCGTCTTCACGTTCGCCCTGGCCCGCCTCCTGGGGCCGGAGAACTTCGGCATCGTGGCCCTGGCGACGCTCTACATCACCTTCGCGGTCGTCGTCCTCGACCAGGGCTTCGGCCTGGCGCTGATCCAGCGCAGGGACCTGGGCCCGCGCGACGTCGGCAGCGTGGCCTGGCTGAACGTCGCCATGGGCACCCTCCTCACCGCCGTCACCATCGCCGCCGCTCCGCTGGCCGCCGACTTCTTCGACACGCCGGAGCTGACCGCGGTCCTGCGCGTCCTGTCGGTCACGCTGTTCATCCGGGGCCTCACGCTGGTCCCGCAGGCCCTGATCCGGCGCCACCTCAGGTTCCGCGCCCACGCCGTGGTGCAGGGCGCCGCGGTGCTCGCCGGGGGCGTCGCGGGCATCGCCGCCGCGCTCGCGGGCGCGCAGTACTGGGCCCTGGTGGTGCAGACCATCGTCAACGACCTGGTCGTCGTGACCGCCCTGATGCTCATGTTCCGGGCGACGAGCTGGCTGGCGTCGTGGCGGAGCCTGCGCTCGATGTGGTCCTTCAGCGCCCAGATGATGGCCTCGAACTTCCTGGTCTACCTCGGCAACAACGCGGACAACATCATCATCGGGCGCGTCCTGAACGCCACCGAGCTGGCGTTCTACGCCCTGGCCTACCGGCTGCTGCGGCTGCCGATCCAGATGGTCGGGTCCGTCGTGAACGGGGTGGCGCTGCCCCTCTTCGCCCGCCTGCAGGACGACGACGCCCGCAGCGCCTCGTGGTTCCGCACGGCCACGCAGCTGGTGGCCCTGGTCACCTTCCCCGCCTTCGGGCTGCTCGTGATCGGCGCGGACGCGGGGATCGCCGTGGCCTTCGGGCCCGCGTGGGCGCCGGCCGCCGCGCCGCTGCAGGCCATGGCGATCGCGGGGGTGCCCATGGTCGTGCGCATGCTGCTGGGGCCGCTGGCCACCGCCCGGGCCCACGGCGCACTGGTGCTGCGGTGGTCGGTGATCACCGTGGGCCTGCAGTTCGTCGGGTTCTTCGTCGGGCTGCACGTCGGCGGCATGGTCGGCGTCGCCGTCTCCATCCCGGTCGTGCAGTACCTCACCTGGGTGCCGAACGCGTGGTCGGTCCTGCACCACACCGTCGCGATGCCGGTGCGCACCTACCTGGCCGCGCTCGTCCCCCCGACCCTCGGGTCGTGCGTCGCGGTGGCGCTGTGGTGGGCAGCGCACGCGTCGCTGCAGCTCGGCTCCGCGGCCGTGCCCGACGCCGTGGCCCTGCTCGCCGCCACGGGAGTGGCGCTGGCCGGGTACGCGCTGGTGATCCGGCTCGCCTGGCCGCGCACGTACCGCTCGGCCCTCGACGTCGGCGTCCAGATGCTGCGCCGGCGGGTGCCGGCGTGA
- a CDS encoding malectin domain-containing carbohydrate-binding protein, with translation MRAARLLWAVVLACALVLGGGVTAAPARAADAGGRVSQASADGLPFPDRLVMNRIQTPQDGTSPRPDGTCCIPANVTKETATARITNTGTGPLTITAASVTAGFTLVSPTAYPVVVAPGASSDVVVRFVATGPTLQTNGTLSVTTDDPTRPTTTYQLAGRWQQFSEGGDEPNAFNLVSLFGYTTKLTTGSQSLDTHGAVSALGQEVLSPYWVRADRSSPVTVRQLAAFHTQGSPAAVYWHAKGSTTSNYITASAGVEAQTVLPRTTSGAPAQGSFTTDSAFGFRNEAEWSDDAKNDASPDIAQGCSGACGHHVRFYPAHDRSGHLMANTWLMLVDSRGINFDYQDNVYLITNARPETAPDPSTAAVLPGAPSTSLGFAEPVAGTLADASGSGTGFPLVQANKLDTTAGSASYRPAQLQLGDGALRVTTTGTSTTGSNEGADNTGVNVLETPFDASAEPFTVTARLVGPFPEVSAGSAATGVHFGRGQDDFVRLAVTNVAGVPKVRLYAESGGAATVVSTGATLSSSVTAVDLLLVVNPRTGVVTAWYRPTTSGTAGALTKLSNSWVIPSAVRGVFLSGHARAGILAQSRGTSPFTASYDSFAIAPGDLSAPEPPAIARIDVGSTKASTDALGRTWSPDTGLFSPSTAVAEGASTTPAAIANTEDDALYATYRGNVGSVAQAQRSIAFSIPTGAVSPVTLRLHFAERSAGNAAAGRRVFSVAAEGTTYDSALDLYAAAGGVNTAITLTIPAVTVSDGRVDLVLKAARDHPAVSAIEVLGGTGADTTAPGAPSGVAAAAADGPSVAVSWAKSPEPDVVGYRVHRAASSPVAASGTPVSGTSLVTGTTFTDSSVSAGSSYAYAVVAVDASGNASPVSSSVQVSVPAAPTAPSGPVTRVNFQDAATPVPSGYLRDSGEPYGQRTGADQGEGSAYGWVAMGTSTPVDNSANGRARTTGTATSDVRLNTYLHMQKSPPGNASWELAVPEGTYEVTVVVGDAGTPLDSTHQVTVEGSVAVGAFRPTSAVKHATGAVRVAVTDGRLTLSPVGGINTKIDYVEVAPV, from the coding sequence GTGCGCGCAGCCCGGCTGCTCTGGGCGGTGGTGCTGGCGTGCGCCCTCGTCCTCGGCGGCGGGGTCACCGCCGCGCCGGCCCGCGCGGCCGACGCCGGAGGGCGGGTCTCGCAGGCCAGCGCCGACGGGCTGCCGTTCCCCGACCGGCTGGTGATGAACCGGATCCAGACCCCGCAGGACGGCACGTCGCCGCGCCCGGACGGGACCTGCTGCATCCCCGCCAACGTCACCAAGGAGACCGCCACCGCGCGGATCACCAACACGGGCACCGGGCCCCTGACCATCACGGCGGCGTCCGTCACCGCCGGCTTCACCCTGGTCTCGCCCACCGCCTACCCCGTGGTGGTCGCCCCCGGCGCGTCCTCGGACGTCGTCGTGAGGTTCGTCGCGACCGGACCGACCCTGCAGACCAACGGCACCCTGAGCGTGACCACCGACGACCCCACGCGGCCGACGACGACCTACCAGCTGGCCGGCCGCTGGCAGCAGTTCTCCGAGGGCGGCGACGAGCCCAACGCCTTCAACCTCGTCAGCCTCTTCGGCTACACCACGAAGCTGACCACCGGCAGCCAGTCGCTGGACACCCACGGCGCCGTCAGCGCCCTCGGGCAGGAGGTGCTCAGCCCGTACTGGGTCCGCGCGGACCGCTCCTCCCCGGTCACCGTGCGCCAGCTCGCGGCGTTCCACACCCAAGGCAGCCCCGCGGCGGTCTACTGGCACGCCAAGGGGTCGACGACCTCGAACTACATCACCGCGTCCGCCGGCGTGGAGGCCCAGACCGTCCTGCCCCGCACCACCTCGGGGGCTCCCGCCCAGGGCAGCTTCACCACCGACAGCGCGTTCGGGTTCCGCAACGAGGCGGAGTGGAGCGACGACGCGAAGAACGACGCCTCGCCCGACATCGCCCAGGGCTGCAGCGGCGCGTGCGGCCACCACGTGCGCTTCTACCCGGCGCACGACCGCTCGGGCCACCTGATGGCGAACACGTGGCTGATGCTCGTGGACTCCCGCGGCATCAACTTCGACTACCAGGACAACGTCTACCTGATCACGAACGCGCGGCCGGAGACGGCGCCCGACCCGTCGACCGCGGCCGTGCTCCCCGGCGCGCCGTCGACCTCGCTGGGCTTCGCCGAGCCGGTCGCGGGCACCCTCGCCGACGCCTCGGGCAGCGGGACCGGCTTCCCGCTGGTGCAGGCCAACAAGCTCGACACCACCGCCGGGAGCGCCTCCTACCGCCCGGCCCAGCTGCAGCTGGGCGACGGCGCGCTGCGGGTGACCACCACGGGCACCTCGACCACCGGGTCGAACGAGGGCGCCGACAACACGGGCGTCAACGTCCTCGAGACGCCCTTCGACGCCAGCGCCGAGCCGTTCACCGTCACCGCGCGCCTGGTCGGCCCCTTCCCCGAGGTCTCCGCCGGGTCCGCCGCCACGGGGGTGCACTTCGGGCGCGGCCAGGACGACTTCGTCCGCCTGGCCGTCACCAACGTCGCGGGCGTGCCGAAGGTGCGCCTGTACGCGGAGTCCGGCGGCGCCGCCACCGTGGTCTCCACCGGAGCGACGCTGAGCTCGTCGGTGACCGCCGTCGACCTCCTCCTCGTCGTCAACCCCCGCACCGGGGTGGTCACGGCCTGGTACCGCCCCACCACCTCGGGCACCGCCGGCGCCCTCACGAAGCTCTCCAACTCCTGGGTCATCCCCAGCGCCGTGCGGGGCGTCTTCCTGTCGGGCCACGCGCGCGCCGGGATCCTCGCCCAGAGCAGGGGGACGTCGCCGTTCACGGCGTCCTACGACTCCTTCGCCATCGCCCCGGGAGACCTGAGCGCCCCCGAGCCGCCGGCGATCGCCCGCATCGACGTCGGCAGCACGAAGGCCTCCACCGACGCGCTCGGGCGCACGTGGTCACCGGACACGGGGCTGTTCAGCCCGTCGACCGCCGTGGCCGAGGGGGCGAGCACCACCCCTGCGGCCATCGCGAACACCGAGGACGACGCCCTCTACGCCACCTACCGGGGCAACGTCGGCTCCGTGGCGCAGGCGCAGCGCTCGATCGCCTTCTCCATCCCCACCGGCGCCGTCAGCCCGGTGACCCTGCGCCTGCACTTCGCCGAGCGCTCCGCCGGCAACGCCGCGGCGGGCAGGCGCGTCTTCTCCGTGGCGGCGGAGGGCACCACCTACGACAGCGCCCTCGACCTGTACGCCGCGGCCGGCGGGGTGAACACCGCGATCACCCTCACCATCCCCGCGGTGACCGTCTCCGACGGCAGGGTCGACCTCGTCCTGAAGGCCGCCCGCGACCACCCCGCGGTCTCGGCCATCGAGGTCCTCGGCGGCACGGGAGCCGACACGACCGCCCCGGGCGCTCCCTCGGGGGTGGCCGCCGCGGCGGCGGACGGGCCGTCGGTGGCGGTGTCCTGGGCGAAGAGCCCCGAGCCGGACGTCGTGGGGTACCGGGTCCACCGCGCGGCGTCGTCCCCGGTGGCCGCGTCGGGCACGCCGGTGTCCGGGACGTCGCTGGTGACGGGCACGACGTTCACCGACTCCTCGGTCTCGGCCGGCTCCTCCTACGCCTACGCGGTGGTGGCGGTGGACGCCTCGGGCAACGCGAGCCCCGTCAGCTCCTCGGTGCAGGTGTCGGTGCCGGCGGCACCGACGGCACCGTCGGGGCCGGTCACGAGGGTGAACTTCCAGGACGCCGCCACGCCGGTGCCCTCGGGGTACCTGCGCGACTCCGGCGAGCCGTACGGGCAGCGCACGGGCGCCGACCAGGGCGAGGGGAGCGCCTACGGCTGGGTGGCGATGGGGACCTCGACGCCGGTGGACAACTCGGCCAACGGGCGCGCGAGGACCACCGGGACGGCGACGAGCGACGTGCGGCTGAACACCTACCTGCACATGCAGAAGTCGCCTCCCGGCAACGCCTCGTGGGAGCTGGCGGTGCCCGAGGGCACCTACGAGGTGACGGTGGTGGTCGGTGACGCCGGCACGCCGCTGGACAGCACCCACCAGGTCACGGTCGAGGGCTCGGTGGCCGTCGGCGCGTTCAGGCCGACGAGCGCGGTCAAGCACGCCACGGGCGCGGTGAGGGTGGCGGTGACGGACGGGCGCCTGACCCTCAGCCCGGTCGGCGGCATCAACACCAAGATCGACTACGTGGAGGTGGCTCCGGTCTGA
- a CDS encoding glycoside hydrolase family 26 protein: MTHPKNSTTRTRLRAAVVAALTAALLGGPVLTSATPPAEAASSALSGAYSGAGDVTGIKAFGAWRGRDVGVVTEFVDASTWTSIAKPTWAADRWKLTPYQIAWSVPMLPKTGGTIQAGAAGDYNAHFKTLSQTLVDRGLGDSVIRLGWEMNGTWFRWSAVKDPAAFVAYWRQVVTTMRSVPGASFTFEWAPNIGEGTAGFDKTRAYPGDEYVDLIGMSVYDQSWKYSSTQHVERWKEIVTIKGGLQWSVDFAKAHGKQNSLAEWGLSDRCDGHGGKDDPHYIQQVAAWVASHDYYYESYFDYRTSACEQHSITEGSFPTARTAYQGAFGPAAVSSADAAPAPNRAVPVAVDPSVLKVSWSSTRTNAKPLNWMGITSKVYVFADPGFATTSVDFYLDDPTRSRAPMTTDTAAPWDLVGGGTATNAKAFDASTLASGKHTITALFHTASGDRVATATFLR, encoded by the coding sequence GTGACCCACCCGAAGAACTCGACGACGCGCACGCGCCTGAGGGCCGCCGTGGTGGCCGCCCTCACGGCGGCGCTGCTGGGCGGGCCCGTCCTGACCAGCGCCACCCCGCCCGCGGAAGCCGCCTCCTCGGCCCTCTCCGGCGCCTACAGCGGCGCCGGGGACGTCACCGGCATCAAGGCGTTCGGCGCCTGGCGCGGCAGGGACGTCGGTGTCGTCACCGAGTTCGTCGACGCCAGCACCTGGACCTCCATCGCCAAGCCGACCTGGGCCGCCGACCGCTGGAAGCTCACCCCGTACCAGATCGCCTGGTCGGTGCCGATGCTGCCCAAGACCGGCGGCACCATCCAGGCCGGCGCCGCCGGGGACTACAACGCCCACTTCAAGACCCTGTCCCAGACCCTCGTCGACCGCGGGCTCGGAGACTCCGTCATCCGCCTGGGCTGGGAGATGAACGGGACGTGGTTCCGCTGGTCGGCGGTCAAGGACCCCGCCGCCTTCGTCGCCTACTGGCGCCAGGTGGTCACCACCATGCGCTCGGTCCCCGGCGCCTCGTTCACGTTCGAGTGGGCCCCCAACATCGGCGAGGGCACGGCCGGCTTCGACAAGACCCGCGCCTACCCCGGCGACGAGTACGTCGACCTCATCGGCATGAGCGTCTACGACCAGAGCTGGAAGTACTCCTCGACCCAGCACGTCGAGCGCTGGAAGGAGATCGTCACCATCAAGGGCGGCCTCCAGTGGAGCGTCGACTTCGCGAAGGCCCACGGCAAGCAGAACAGCCTCGCGGAGTGGGGCCTGTCGGACCGGTGCGACGGGCACGGGGGCAAGGACGACCCGCACTACATCCAGCAGGTGGCGGCGTGGGTCGCCTCCCACGACTACTACTACGAGTCCTACTTCGACTACCGCACCAGCGCCTGCGAGCAGCACTCCATCACCGAGGGCAGCTTCCCCACGGCCCGCACCGCCTACCAGGGGGCCTTCGGGCCGGCCGCGGTGTCGTCCGCGGACGCCGCCCCCGCGCCGAACCGGGCGGTTCCCGTGGCCGTCGACCCGTCCGTGCTCAAGGTGAGCTGGTCCTCCACGCGCACGAACGCGAAGCCGCTGAACTGGATGGGCATCACGTCCAAGGTCTACGTCTTCGCCGACCCCGGGTTCGCCACCACGAGCGTGGACTTCTACCTGGACGACCCGACGAGGTCCAGGGCGCCGATGACGACGGACACCGCCGCCCCGTGGGACCTGGTGGGCGGAGGCACGGCGACCAACGCCAAGGCCTTCGACGCCTCGACCCTGGCGAGCGGCAAGCACACCATCACCGCCCTGTTCCACACGGCCTCCGGCGACAGGGTCGCCACCGCCACCTTCCTGCGCTGA
- a CDS encoding phosphomannose isomerase type II C-terminal cupin domain — protein sequence MTPPETSSTPASTCDIRTPADTPVHDVLVEQRPWGAFEQFCLNEPVTVKIITVQPGCRLSLQRHDHRAETWRVLDVPLDVQVGERSWSAQAGETVHVPAGTNHRLGNSGARTGRILEVARGAFDEDDIVRLDDDYARTPVGSSHR from the coding sequence ATGACGCCGCCGGAGACCAGCTCGACCCCCGCGTCGACCTGTGACATCCGCACCCCCGCCGACACCCCCGTCCACGACGTCCTCGTGGAGCAGCGCCCGTGGGGGGCCTTCGAGCAGTTCTGCCTCAACGAGCCGGTCACCGTGAAGATCATCACGGTCCAGCCCGGCTGCCGCCTCAGCCTCCAGCGCCACGACCACCGCGCGGAGACGTGGCGGGTCCTCGACGTCCCGCTCGACGTGCAGGTGGGCGAGCGGTCCTGGTCCGCCCAGGCGGGTGAGACGGTGCACGTCCCGGCCGGCACGAACCACCGCCTGGGCAACTCCGGCGCCCGCACGGGCCGGATCCTCGAGGTGGCCCGGGGAGCGTTCGACGAGGACGACATCGTCCGGCTCGACGACGACTACGCGCGGACCCCCGTGGGGTCGTCCCACCGCTGA
- a CDS encoding KR domain-containing protein yields the protein MTATDITGTVLLTGPTGGLGRALLEPLARRRPEHLVLLGRSAAAMRDAARRASDAGARAVSVVEADLADLDAVARAGRRVSDLAERTGAPSPRCC from the coding sequence ATGACAGCCACTGACATCACAGGGACGGTCCTCCTCACCGGCCCCACCGGCGGCCTCGGGCGCGCTCTGCTCGAGCCCCTTGCCCGCCGCCGGCCCGAGCACCTCGTCCTCCTCGGCCGCTCCGCCGCCGCGATGCGGGACGCCGCGCGCCGCGCGAGCGACGCCGGCGCCCGCGCCGTGTCCGTCGTCGAGGCCGACCTCGCCGACCTCGACGCCGTCGCCCGCGCCGGGCGGCGGGTCAGCGACCTGGCCGAGCGCACCGGGGCCCCCTCACCGCGCTGCTGCTGA
- a CDS encoding TetR/AcrR family transcriptional regulator, whose amino-acid sequence MGRWTTGARQRLQAAALELFAERGYAATTVAAVAARAGLTERTFFRHFPDKREVLFADDQALVEGLLAAVRDAPDPTDAWDAARRALAAMARELEPRREELRRRARVIAADPDLVERDVVKHDRVVTALARAMQEHGADPARAALAAAVAGAVFRVAYQDWLAAPGEDPAAGGLAAHLERTADDLGRSLSPPR is encoded by the coding sequence GTGGGTCGGTGGACGACGGGGGCCCGGCAGCGCCTGCAGGCCGCCGCGCTGGAGCTGTTCGCCGAGCGGGGGTACGCCGCCACGACGGTCGCCGCGGTGGCCGCGCGCGCGGGGCTGACCGAGCGGACCTTCTTCCGCCACTTCCCGGACAAGCGCGAGGTGCTCTTCGCCGACGACCAGGCCCTGGTCGAGGGACTGCTCGCGGCGGTGCGCGACGCCCCGGACCCCACGGACGCCTGGGACGCGGCCCGGCGGGCGCTCGCCGCGATGGCGCGCGAGCTGGAGCCCCGCCGCGAGGAGCTGCGCCGGCGGGCCCGCGTCATCGCCGCCGACCCCGACCTGGTCGAGCGCGACGTCGTCAAGCACGACCGCGTGGTCACCGCCCTGGCGCGCGCGATGCAGGAGCACGGCGCCGACCCCGCCCGGGCCGCGCTGGCCGCCGCGGTCGCCGGCGCGGTCTTCCGGGTCGCCTACCAGGACTGGCTGGCCGCGCCCGGCGAGGACCCCGCGGCAGGCGGCCTCGCCGCGCACCTCGAGCGCACCGCCGACGACCTGGGGCGCTCGCTGTCCCCGCCTCGCTGA